A genomic region of Plasmodium falciparum 3D7 genome assembly, chromosome: 11 contains the following coding sequences:
- a CDS encoding RuvB-like helicase 2, whose amino-acid sequence MEINISNITNSSNNKKERVNIHSHIKGLGVNTNIYLHENEISLSDEKYSMFFDNSCGLVGQFKAREASLFLVDLIKQKKLAGKCILLAGPSGSGKSALAIGISREINRKMPFVFLSGSEVYSNEIKKTEVILEAFRKSIHIKIKEEKLVYEGEVVDMVVEENECLYSLNKAKQINAIIITLKSVKGSKTLRLAPKIHEQIAREKIKIGDVIYIETNTGHVKRLGRCNDYAKEYDIEFDEYVSLPKGEVHKKKEVVQQISLHDIDLANANPTVGEDLASVLNSYLRPKKTEITEKLRVEINKTVNKFLESGLAEIIPGVLYIDEAHMLDIECFSYLNRAIESPLAPILIMATNRGICTVKGTDNIEPHGIPVDLLDRLIIIKTFPYTLKEIVQILALRAQTEKINITEEGMNYLAKIGIQSSLRFAMLLLEPSRILATLEGNTIIDIKHIEQADELFMDAKTSAHRVVDQSNKFVN is encoded by the coding sequence atggaaattaatatttcgaatataacaaattcgagtaataataaaaaggagaGAGTGAATATACACAGTCATATAAAAGGGTTAGGtgttaatacaaatatatatcttcatgAAAATGAGATAAGTTTAAGTGATGAGAAATATTCGATGTTTTTTGATAATAGTTGTGGATTAGTAGGTCAATTTAAAGCTAGAGAGGCTTCTTTATTTCTGGttgatttaataaaacaaaaaaaattagctggtaaatgtattttattagCAGGACCAAGTGGTAGTGGTAAAAGTGCGCTAGCTATTGGTATAAGCAGAgaaataaatagaaaaatgccttttgtttttttatcaGGATCAGAGGTATATAGTAATGAAATAAAGAAAACAGAAGTTATTCTTGAAGCATTTAGAAaaagtatacatataaaaattaaagaagaaaaattagTATACGAAGGAGAAGTTGTTGATATGGTTgttgaagaaaatgaatgtttatattctttaaataaaGCAAAACAAATTAATGCAATTATAATAACTTTAAAAAGTGTTAAAGGATCTAAAACATTAAGATTAGCACCAAAAATACATGAACAAATAGCtagagaaaaaattaaaataggtgatgttatttatatagaaACAAATACTGGACATGTCAAAAGATTAGGAAGATGTAATGATTATGCAAAAGAATATGATATAGAATTTGATGAATATGTTTCCTTACCAAAAGGAGaagtacataaaaaaaaagaagttgTTCAACAAATATCCCTACATGATATAGATTTAGCAAATGCAAACCCAACAGTTGGAGAAGATTTAGCATCTGTTTTAAATTCCTATTTAAGACCTAAAAAAACCGAAATTACTGAAAAATTAAGAGtagaaattaataaaactgtaaataaatttttagaaTCCGGATTAGCAGAAATTATACCTggtgttttatatattgatgAAGCACATATGCTAGATATAGAATGTTTCTCATATCTTAATAGAGCAATCGAATCTCCTTTAGCACCTATTCTTATTATGGCAACAAACAGAGGTATATGTACAGTTAAAGGTACTGATAACATCGAACCTCATGGTATACCTGTAGATTTATTAGATagacttattattattaaaacttTTCCTTATACATTAAAAGAAATTGTACAAATATTAGCTCTTAGGGCACAAACAGAAAAAATCAATATTACTGAAGAAGGTATGAATTATCTAGCCAAAATCGGAATACAGTCATCTCTAAGATTTGCtatgttattattagaaCCATCCAGAATTTTAGCTACCTTAGAAGGTAACACAATTATTGATATTAAACATATAGAACAAGCAGATGAATTATTTATGGATGCAAAAACATCTGCTCATCGTGTAGTAGATCAGTCGAATAAATTTGTTAACTGA
- a CDS encoding apicoplast ribosomal protein S15 precursor, putative translates to MKNIKSCVTCLLFFYIQIWINCLFCFGYNINKNLGVYPFSLIRKKNVPQEKFKRQLIKVQNEGKENIFTQDGNTNTIKEDKTKQTKTNIDIKNKIEKEKIEINEILKKSENILLERSFSFHKEDITIKPELLKELITQKYRKIFQRHDKDCGSSEIQIIILTFKIFFLTEHMKKNKKDFACLRGLFKCVSKRRRLLVYLGRKDREMFEKITSYFNIKKPLLPRTPEYYNKDLKYIHFNNTKRFKNNAEKKKKDKLKKKKVQTDKILFGN, encoded by the exons atgaaaaacataaaatcATGTGTAACttgtttgttatttttttatatacaaatatggattaattgtttattttgttttggatataatataa ATAAGAATTTGGGGGTGTATCCTTTTAGccttataagaaaaaaaaacgtTCCACAAGAAAAATTCAAAAGACAACTTATAAAAGTTCAAAATgaaggaaaagaaaatatttttacacaAGATGGAAATACAAATACCATCAAGGAggataaaacaaaacaaacaaaaacgaatattgatataaaaaataaaatagagaaagaaaaaatagaaattaaCGAAATTCTAAAGAAAAGTGAAAATATACTTTTAGAAAGGTCTTTCTCTTTTCACAAAGAGGACATAACTATTAAACCg gaACTACTAAAAGAGTTGATTACTCAGAAATATAGGAAAATATTTCAAAGACACGACAAAGATTGTGGGAGTAGCGAAATTCAAATTATCATTTTGACGTTTAAAATTTTCTTCCTTACAGaacatatgaagaaaaataaaaag GATTTCGCTTGCTTGAGAGGACTATTCAAATGTGTTAGTAAACGAAGAAGATTATTAGTTTACCTAGGAAGGAAAGATAGAGAAATGTTTGAAAAAATTACTagttattttaatattaaaaaaccTTTACTTCCTAGAACTCCAGAATATTATAACAAggatttaaaatatattcattttaataataccaaaagatttaaaaataatgctgagaaaaagaaaaaggacaaactcaaaaagaaaaaagtgcAAACagataaaattttatttggaaattaa